One Neisseria sp. Marseille-Q5346 genomic region harbors:
- a CDS encoding type IV pilin protein, with the protein MYLKAFDGKRNRATVQRGYSLIQLLVVMLLVSILATAALTAYRESVRSANLRAAHAALLENARFMEQFYTKKGSFKLTSTKWPELPVKEAGGFCIRMSGQAKGILEGKFTLKAVALDREAEPRVLRLNESLTAVVCGKMKGKGSCTDGEEIFKGNDAECRPFMG; encoded by the coding sequence ATGTACTTAAAAGCATTTGACGGAAAACGGAATAGGGCAACTGTGCAGAGGGGGTATTCTTTGATACAGCTGTTGGTGGTGATGCTGTTGGTTTCGATATTGGCGACGGCGGCATTGACTGCCTATCGGGAATCGGTCCGCTCGGCGAACCTGCGTGCGGCGCATGCCGCCCTGCTGGAAAATGCGCGCTTTATGGAGCAGTTCTACACAAAAAAGGGCAGCTTTAAGCTGACGTCGACGAAGTGGCCGGAATTGCCGGTGAAGGAGGCGGGCGGTTTCTGTATCAGGATGAGCGGTCAGGCTAAGGGCATCCTGGAGGGTAAGTTTACCTTGAAGGCGGTGGCGCTGGACAGGGAGGCGGAGCCGAGGGTGCTGCGCTTGAACGAGTCGTTGACGGCGGTGGTGTGCGGGAAGATGAAGGGGAAGGGCAGTTGTACGGACGGTGAGGAGATATTTAAGGGCAATGATGCGGAGTGTCGGCCTTTTATGGGGTAA
- a CDS encoding metalloregulator ArsR/SmtB family transcription factor — protein sequence MEIKRLSTILKLIANPERMAILFLLLDGDRSITELAQALDSSPTGIANHLARLRTEGIIDFTRYHRIIEYRLISEEATTILNTLRTLKDQAE from the coding sequence ATGGAAATCAAGCGTCTCTCTACCATTCTCAAACTGATTGCCAACCCCGAACGCATGGCCATCCTTTTCCTGCTGCTTGACGGCGATCGCAGCATTACCGAACTGGCACAGGCACTCGACTCCTCCCCGACCGGCATCGCCAACCACCTCGCACGCCTGCGCACCGAAGGCATCATCGATTTCACACGCTACCACCGCATCATCGAATACCGCCTCATCTCCGAAGAAGCCACCACCATCCTCAATACCCTACGCACGCTCAAAGACCAAGCCGAATAA
- a CDS encoding extracellular solute-binding protein, whose translation MKTPALLSLLGLIPSAAFAAHGVGLGQPPKYPANFTAFEYVNPNAPKGGTFTTPFLGAFDTLNPFTLKGNHEYGISMLTLDTLTEQSMDEPYAVYGLIAEDIALAPDGLSVTFKINPKAKFHNGDPVLAKDVAASFNILTKDKAAAPMYHFYWSDVAKVETPNDRTVVFRFKQRNSELHMILGSLPVFSHKSYPKGLAAAPNSLPIGSGPYRFAKAENGRISEFVRDKNYWAQNLPVRKGRYNYDHIRIKYVKDEVVRIEGLKGGQYDFVQENVARNWARAYSDEVLKKRNLSKHEWVQNSTAGMQGFVINMRHKPLDNIYVRRALIESFDYESVNSRIFYGAYRRTDSFFTNSTMAATGKPDSAETALLKSLGTKLPDGVLDQDVPMPPVTDPKLGVRPNLLKARALLEKGGYQYKNGKAVDKQGKPLTFEFLAPSKNYERITAKWQRDLAKIGITMNVRTADSAVYQKRMNDFDFDVTTGYYGNSESPGNEQYDYFSCAAAKTEGSRNLSGVCHPAVEKLLTHFNSFTNRQELQTTSRALDRLIRHQYTIVPNWFADRYRVVYRNDVGIPSKLPKYYDPITFAMTAGWKKK comes from the coding sequence ATGAAAACACCAGCCCTACTCTCTCTGCTCGGTTTGATTCCATCTGCCGCCTTCGCCGCCCACGGCGTAGGCCTTGGCCAACCACCCAAATATCCGGCTAACTTCACCGCTTTCGAATACGTCAATCCCAACGCCCCTAAAGGCGGCACATTTACCACGCCTTTCCTCGGTGCTTTTGACACACTCAACCCCTTTACCCTCAAAGGCAACCACGAATACGGCATCAGCATGCTGACACTCGACACCCTGACCGAGCAAAGCATGGATGAACCTTACGCCGTTTACGGCCTGATTGCCGAAGACATCGCCCTGGCGCCGGACGGTCTTTCCGTTACCTTCAAAATCAACCCTAAAGCCAAATTCCACAACGGCGACCCCGTTTTGGCCAAAGACGTTGCCGCTTCATTTAACATCCTGACCAAAGACAAAGCCGCCGCCCCCATGTACCACTTCTACTGGAGCGACGTGGCCAAAGTGGAAACGCCCAACGACCGCACCGTCGTGTTCCGCTTCAAGCAGCGCAACTCAGAATTACACATGATTCTCGGCAGCCTGCCCGTCTTCTCGCATAAAAGCTATCCCAAAGGCCTGGCCGCCGCACCCAACAGCCTGCCGATCGGCTCCGGCCCCTACCGTTTTGCCAAAGCCGAAAACGGCCGCATCAGCGAGTTTGTCCGCGACAAAAACTACTGGGCGCAAAATCTGCCCGTGCGCAAAGGCCGTTACAATTACGACCACATCCGCATCAAATACGTCAAAGACGAAGTTGTCCGCATCGAAGGGTTAAAAGGCGGCCAATATGACTTCGTACAAGAAAACGTCGCCCGCAACTGGGCGCGTGCCTACTCCGACGAAGTCCTCAAAAAACGCAATCTGTCCAAACACGAATGGGTACAAAACAGCACAGCCGGTATGCAAGGCTTCGTCATCAATATGCGCCACAAGCCCTTAGACAATATTTACGTCCGCCGCGCCTTGATTGAAAGCTTCGACTACGAAAGCGTCAACAGCCGCATCTTCTACGGCGCATACCGCCGCACCGACAGCTTCTTCACCAACAGCACCATGGCCGCAACCGGCAAGCCCGACAGCGCGGAAACCGCATTGCTCAAATCATTGGGCACCAAGCTGCCCGACGGCGTATTGGATCAAGACGTCCCTATGCCGCCGGTTACCGACCCCAAACTGGGCGTGCGCCCGAACCTGCTCAAAGCACGCGCCCTGCTTGAAAAAGGCGGCTACCAATACAAAAACGGCAAAGCAGTCGACAAACAAGGCAAACCGCTGACCTTTGAATTCCTCGCCCCAAGCAAAAACTACGAACGCATTACCGCCAAATGGCAGCGCGACCTCGCCAAAATCGGCATTACCATGAACGTGCGCACCGCCGACTCCGCCGTGTACCAAAAACGCATGAACGACTTCGATTTTGACGTGACCACAGGCTACTACGGCAACAGCGAAAGCCCCGGCAACGAACAATACGACTACTTTAGCTGCGCCGCCGCCAAAACCGAAGGCAGCCGCAATCTATCCGGCGTCTGTCATCCTGCGGTCGAAAAACTGCTGACCCATTTCAACAGCTTTACCAACCGCCAAGAGCTGCAAACCACCTCGCGCGCGCTCGACCGACTGATCCGCCACCAATACACCATCGTTCCAAACTGGTTCGCCGACCGCTATCGCGTCGTGTACCGTAACGATGTGGGCATTCCGTCCAAGCTGCCGAAATACTACGACCCCATCACCTTCGCCATGACCGCAGGTTGGAAGAAAAAGTAG
- the xth gene encoding exodeoxyribonuclease III, whose translation MKIATWNVNSLNVRLPQVQNWLADHQADILALQELKLDQDKFPAAALQMMGWHCVWSGQKTYNGVAIISRHEPQDVHCGLPALPDDPQRRVIASTINGVRVINVYCVNGEALDSPKFQYKEQWFAALTEFVRTEMTAHPKLVLLGDFNIAPADADCYDPEKWHEKIHCSSIERQWFKNLLDLGLTDSLRKIHPEGAFYTWFDYRGAMFQRKLGLRIDHILSSPELAATLTDVTVDLETRAQERPSDHAPVIAEFDC comes from the coding sequence ATGAAAATCGCCACTTGGAACGTCAATTCCCTCAACGTCCGCCTGCCCCAAGTACAAAACTGGCTGGCCGACCACCAAGCCGACATACTCGCCTTACAAGAACTCAAACTCGACCAAGACAAATTCCCGGCCGCCGCCCTGCAAATGATGGGCTGGCACTGCGTCTGGAGCGGCCAAAAAACCTATAACGGCGTCGCCATCATCAGCCGCCACGAACCGCAAGACGTACATTGTGGCCTTCCCGCCCTCCCCGACGACCCACAACGCCGCGTCATCGCCTCCACCATCAACGGCGTGCGCGTCATCAACGTCTATTGCGTCAACGGCGAAGCCCTGGACAGCCCCAAATTCCAATACAAAGAACAATGGTTTGCTGCATTGACCGAGTTCGTCCGCACCGAAATGACCGCTCACCCCAAACTCGTCCTGCTCGGCGACTTCAACATCGCCCCGGCCGATGCCGACTGCTACGACCCCGAAAAATGGCACGAAAAAATCCATTGCTCCTCCATCGAAAGACAATGGTTTAAAAACCTGCTCGACCTCGGACTGACCGACAGCCTGCGCAAAATCCACCCCGAAGGCGCGTTCTACACATGGTTCGACTACCGCGGCGCCATGTTCCAACGCAAACTCGGCCTGCGCATCGACCATATCCTCAGCAGCCCCGAACTCGCCGCCACCCTTACCGACGTCACCGTCGACTTAGAAACCCGCGCCCAAGAACGCCCCAGCGACCACGCACCGGTAATTGCCGAGTTTGACTGTTAG
- a CDS encoding helix-hairpin-helix domain-containing protein has translation MKKFLFGVVAAVCTAFSLAAVNVNTASSAELEALPGIGPAKAKSIVEYRQKNGAFKSVEELKNVKGIGDAVLNKLKAEATVSSAAPKAAQPAVKK, from the coding sequence ATGAAGAAATTTTTATTTGGTGTAGTTGCCGCCGTTTGTACGGCGTTCTCTTTGGCTGCCGTGAACGTCAATACCGCATCTTCTGCCGAACTGGAGGCATTGCCGGGTATCGGCCCGGCTAAGGCGAAATCGATTGTAGAATACCGCCAGAAGAACGGTGCGTTCAAATCGGTGGAGGAGCTGAAAAACGTGAAGGGCATCGGTGATGCGGTACTGAACAAGTTGAAGGCGGAGGCGACGGTTTCTTCTGCCGCGCCTAAGGCCGCGCAGCCTGCCGTGAAAAAATAA
- the uvrB gene encoding excinuclease ABC subunit UvrB, translated as MEVIQYPNSPFKLHQPFPPAGDQPTAIAGLLEGLSDGLAYQTLLGVTGSGKTYTMANVIAQSGRPAIIMAHNKTLAAQLYAEMREFFPENAVEYFVSYYDYYQPEAYVPSRDLFIEKDSAINEHIEQMRLSATKNLMTRDDVIIVATVSAIYGIGDPTEYQQMVLSVKEGDTIEQRDIIATLVSMQYERGDLDFKRGSFRVRGDVIDVYPAESSENALRISLFDDEIDRLDMFDPLSGSLIQRVGRYTVFPSSHYVTPRDTVLRACESIKEELRERIEFFAREQRPVEQQRIEQRTRFDLEMLYEMGFCKGIENYSRHFSGKKEGEPPPTLMDYLPDNAIMFIDESHVTVTQIGGMYKGDASRKQNLVDYGFRLPSARDNRPLKFHEFEKVMPQTIFVSATPAKYEEEHAGQVVEQVVRPTGLVDPQIIIRPVATQVDDLMSEINDRIQKGERVLVTTLTKRMAEQLTDYYSELGIKVRYLHSDIDTVERVEIIRDLRLGLFDVLVGINLLREGLDIPEVSLVAILDADKEGFLRSHRSLIQTIGRAARNVNGVAILYADKITDSMKAAIDETERRREKQIKFNEEHGIIPQQIKKQVKDIIDGVYHEEDSGKGRLKGKNKVKVGEIHNEEDAIKEIAKLEKAMQQAARDLQFEEAAVLRDRIRGIKENLLFGAE; from the coding sequence ATGGAAGTCATCCAATATCCCAATTCTCCGTTTAAACTTCATCAGCCATTTCCTCCTGCCGGTGACCAGCCCACTGCCATTGCTGGCTTGCTCGAAGGACTTTCAGACGGCCTTGCTTATCAAACCCTGCTCGGCGTAACCGGTTCAGGCAAAACCTACACCATGGCGAACGTCATCGCCCAAAGCGGTCGTCCTGCCATCATTATGGCGCACAACAAAACCCTTGCAGCTCAGCTTTATGCCGAAATGCGCGAGTTTTTCCCCGAAAACGCGGTGGAATATTTCGTCTCCTACTACGACTATTACCAACCCGAAGCCTATGTACCCAGCCGTGATTTGTTCATAGAAAAAGACAGCGCGATCAACGAACACATCGAGCAAATGCGCCTTTCCGCCACCAAAAACCTGATGACGCGCGACGATGTGATTATCGTCGCCACCGTGTCCGCCATTTACGGTATCGGCGACCCGACCGAGTATCAGCAAATGGTGTTGTCCGTCAAAGAAGGCGACACCATCGAGCAGCGCGACATCATCGCCACGCTCGTTTCCATGCAGTACGAACGCGGCGATTTGGACTTCAAACGCGGCAGCTTCCGCGTGCGTGGCGACGTGATTGACGTGTACCCCGCCGAAAGCTCCGAAAACGCCTTGCGCATCAGCCTGTTTGACGACGAAATCGACCGCCTCGATATGTTCGACCCGCTTTCAGGTAGCCTTATCCAACGCGTCGGCCGCTACACCGTCTTCCCGTCCAGCCACTACGTTACCCCGCGCGACACCGTATTGCGCGCCTGCGAATCCATCAAAGAAGAACTGCGCGAACGCATCGAATTTTTCGCTCGCGAACAACGCCCCGTCGAGCAACAACGCATCGAACAGCGCACCCGCTTTGACCTCGAAATGCTCTACGAAATGGGCTTCTGCAAAGGCATCGAAAACTACTCCCGCCACTTCTCCGGCAAAAAAGAAGGCGAACCGCCGCCCACGCTGATGGACTACCTGCCCGACAACGCCATCATGTTCATCGACGAAAGCCACGTTACCGTTACCCAAATCGGCGGTATGTACAAAGGCGACGCATCGCGCAAGCAAAACCTCGTCGACTACGGCTTCCGCCTGCCTTCCGCCCGCGACAACCGACCGCTCAAATTCCACGAATTTGAAAAAGTCATGCCACAAACCATCTTCGTTTCCGCCACCCCCGCCAAATACGAAGAAGAACACGCTGGACAAGTGGTCGAACAAGTCGTCCGCCCCACAGGGCTGGTTGACCCCCAAATCATCATCCGCCCCGTCGCCACTCAAGTCGATGACTTAATGAGCGAAATCAACGACCGCATCCAAAAAGGCGAACGCGTACTCGTTACCACTCTCACCAAACGCATGGCGGAGCAACTCACCGACTATTACAGCGAACTCGGCATCAAAGTACGCTACCTGCACAGCGACATCGACACTGTAGAGCGCGTTGAAATCATTAGAGATTTGCGGCTCGGACTGTTTGACGTACTCGTCGGCATCAACCTCTTGCGCGAAGGCTTGGACATCCCCGAAGTCTCCCTCGTCGCCATCCTCGACGCCGACAAAGAAGGCTTCCTGCGCTCCCACCGCAGCCTGATTCAAACCATAGGCCGCGCCGCGCGCAACGTGAACGGCGTCGCTATTTTGTACGCCGACAAAATCACCGACTCCATGAAAGCCGCCATTGACGAAACCGAACGCCGCCGCGAAAAACAGATTAAATTTAACGAAGAGCACGGCATCATACCGCAGCAGATTAAAAAACAGGTTAAAGACATCATCGACGGCGTGTACCACGAAGAAGATAGCGGCAAAGGCCGTCTGAAAGGCAAAAATAAGGTTAAAGTCGGCGAGATTCACAACGAAGAAGACGCGATTAAAGAAATCGCGAAATTGGAAAAAGCTATGCAGCAGGCGGCTAGGGATTTGCAGTTTGAAGAAGCGGCTGTGTTGCGGGATAGGATTCGGGGGATTAAGGAGAATTTGTTGTTTGGGGCGGAGTAA
- a CDS encoding SMI1/KNR4 family protein has protein sequence MTYLQALQQLQYWLTNNQASHANHLNFNAHPLSTDELQAIREYTKNRLPESYYLFLQQCGTGDFFYSWYTSVIDQTVSQTPKIEIYNLAQLQEQNLYYQQLLCEELDDLPPDEHPDIGEIFIIGAHHSMGDWFGFDLSRTEPNFDIFIHDAANPATYAEEAQWRRFEDWIIRCVKSEGEDTL, from the coding sequence ATGACCTATCTGCAAGCCCTGCAACAACTTCAATACTGGCTGACAAACAACCAAGCATCTCACGCAAACCACCTAAATTTCAATGCACATCCCCTTTCAACCGATGAATTACAGGCAATACGCGAATATACGAAAAACAGACTGCCTGAAAGCTATTATTTATTTTTACAGCAATGCGGCACGGGGGATTTTTTCTATTCGTGGTACACCAGCGTGATAGATCAAACCGTATCGCAAACGCCCAAAATAGAAATCTACAACCTCGCCCAACTGCAAGAACAAAATCTCTATTACCAACAACTATTGTGCGAAGAACTTGACGACCTACCGCCTGACGAACACCCAGACATAGGAGAAATTTTTATCATCGGCGCGCATCACAGTATGGGTGATTGGTTCGGCTTCGACCTGTCCCGCACCGAACCTAACTTCGATATTTTTATCCACGATGCCGCCAACCCCGCCACTTATGCCGAAGAAGCCCAATGGCGGCGGTTTGAAGACTGGATCATTCGTTGCGTGAAAAGCGAAGGAGAAGATACGCTTTAA